From the genome of Microtus pennsylvanicus isolate mMicPen1 chromosome 20, mMicPen1.hap1, whole genome shotgun sequence, one region includes:
- the LOC142838591 gene encoding olfactory receptor 6C74-like, whose amino-acid sequence MKNHTKVTFFILAGLTDDPLWKVVLFIFLLLTYLLSITGNLTIITLTLVDAHLKTPMYFFLRNFSFLEISYTTTCIPKLLATLATGDKTIPYGDCLAQVFFAFLFGASEFYLLAAMSYDRYVAICKPLHYMTIMSNKVCMHLVLSCWIAGFFVIFPPLLLGLNVDFCASNIVDHFYCDTTPLLQISCTDTQLMETMGFVSALVTLFLTLLLVIISYTYIAITILKIPSTSQRKKAFSTCSSHMIVISLSYGSCIFMYAKPSIKQRVSISKGIAVLNTSVAPLLNPFIYTLRNQQVKTAFINTIQRIASFSKK is encoded by the coding sequence ATGAAGAACCACACAAAGGTGACATTTTTTATCCTAGCTGGTTTGACGGATGACCCGCTGTGGAAAGTTGTCTTATTCATCTTCCTGCTTCTTACCTATCTGCTCAGCATCACAGGTAATCTGACCATCATCACACTCACCCTGGTGGATGCTCACCTGAAGACCCCCATGTATTTTTTCCTTCGGAACTTTTCCTTCCTAGAGATTTCCTACACTACGACATGCATCCCCAAATTGCTTGCTACTTTGGCAACTGGGGACAAAACCATTCCTTATGGTGATTGTTTAGCACAAGTGTTTTTTGCTTTCCTATTTGGAGCATCAGAATTTTACTTGCTGGCAGCCATGTCCTATGACCGCTACGTGGCCATCTGCAAGCCCCTGCACTACATGACCATCATGAGCAATAAAGTCTGTATGCATTTGGTCCTCAGTTGTTGGATTGCTGGCTTCTTTGTCATCTTTCCACCACTCCTGTTAGGCTTAAATGTTGATTTCTGTGCTTCCAACATCGTTGATCATTTCTACTGTGACACCACCCCACTCTTACAGATTtcttgcacagacacacagctcatGGAGACGATGGGCTTTGTCTCAGCTTTGGTGACACTCTTCCTCACATTGTTACTGGTCATAATTTCCTATACCTATATTGCCataacaattctaaaaatccctTCAACCAGCCAGAGGAAGAAGGCTTTCTCTACGTGTTCTTCTCACATGATTGTGATATCCCTCTCATATGGCAGCTGCATCTTCATGTATGCTAAACCTTCAATCAAGCAGAGAGTATCTATTTCCAAGGGAATTGCTGTGCTCAACACCTCAGTGGCTCCACTTCTGAATCCTTTTATCTACACCTTGAGGAATCAACAAGTGAAAACGGCATTCATTAATACAATACAGAGGATTGCatctttctcaaagaaatga